Proteins encoded by one window of Kribbella flavida DSM 17836:
- a CDS encoding MFS transporter, whose translation MPLALLALAIGAFGIGTTEFVIAGLLPEVATEFGVSIPAAGWLITGYALSVAVGALPMTALGNRLRRKQLLVLLMAIFVAGNVLSALAPSYGVMMGGRIVTALCHGAFFGVGAVVASDLVKPEKKASAIALMFTGLTVANVLGVPMGTFIGQGLGWRTTFWVVAGLGIVGLIGIAALVPEIARPAGGNLRAELAVFRSVKVWLAVGTTVLGFGGVFASFSYVAPMMTEDAGLPESAISWLLVLFGIGMVFGNLLGGRFADRALMPTLYTALGALALVLVLFGFTAHAGVPAIVTLFLLGGFGFATAPPLQMRTLASASAAPTVASAVNIGAFNLGNALAAWLGGVVIAAGYGYAATNWAGAAMAAGALLLALASGALDRRQPAVPADGKQELAAV comes from the coding sequence ATGCCGCTCGCTCTGCTCGCGCTGGCCATCGGCGCGTTCGGCATCGGCACCACCGAATTCGTCATCGCCGGTCTGCTGCCCGAGGTCGCCACCGAGTTCGGCGTCTCGATCCCGGCGGCCGGCTGGCTGATCACCGGCTACGCGCTGAGCGTCGCCGTCGGCGCGCTGCCGATGACCGCGCTCGGCAACCGGCTGCGCCGCAAACAGCTGCTTGTGCTGCTGATGGCGATCTTCGTCGCCGGCAACGTGCTGTCCGCGCTCGCCCCGTCGTACGGCGTGATGATGGGCGGCCGGATCGTCACCGCGCTGTGCCACGGCGCGTTCTTCGGCGTCGGCGCGGTGGTCGCCTCCGACCTGGTCAAGCCGGAGAAGAAGGCGAGCGCGATCGCGCTGATGTTCACCGGGCTCACCGTCGCCAACGTGCTCGGCGTGCCGATGGGCACGTTCATCGGCCAGGGCCTCGGCTGGCGGACGACCTTCTGGGTGGTCGCCGGGCTCGGCATCGTCGGACTGATCGGGATCGCGGCGCTGGTCCCCGAGATCGCGCGTCCCGCGGGCGGGAACCTGCGCGCGGAGCTCGCGGTGTTCCGCAGCGTGAAGGTCTGGCTCGCGGTCGGTACCACGGTGCTCGGCTTCGGCGGCGTGTTCGCCTCGTTCAGCTACGTCGCACCGATGATGACCGAGGACGCGGGGCTGCCGGAGAGCGCGATCTCGTGGTTGCTGGTCCTGTTCGGCATCGGCATGGTGTTCGGCAACCTGCTCGGTGGGCGATTCGCCGACCGAGCGCTGATGCCGACGCTCTACACCGCGCTCGGCGCGCTCGCGCTGGTGCTGGTGCTCTTCGGCTTCACCGCGCACGCCGGGGTGCCGGCGATCGTGACGCTGTTCCTGCTCGGCGGATTCGGCTTCGCGACCGCGCCGCCGCTGCAGATGCGCACGCTGGCCAGCGCGTCGGCGGCTCCGACGGTCGCGTCCGCGGTGAACATCGGCGCCTTCAACCTGGGCAACGCGCTGGCCGCCTGGCTGGGCGGCGTCGTGATCGCCGCCGGCTACGGCTACGCCGCGACGAACTGGGCCGGCGCCGCGATGGCTGCCGGCGCCCTGCTCCTGGCGCTCGCCTCCGGCGCCCTGGACCGCCGGCAGCCCGCCGTACCGGCGGACGGCAAGCAGGAACTGGCCGCTGTCTAG
- the xylA gene encoding xylose isomerase encodes MTDADFMPTREDKFSFGLWTVGWQGVDVFGGEVRPVLDPAQAVHKLSELGAYGITFHDNDVFPFGSSAADRDAHLKPFRAALEETGLKVPMVTTNLFSHPVFRDGGFTNNDRDVRRYAIRKTADQLDLAAELGAETFVAWGGREGAESGAAKDVRAALDRYKEAFDILGAYAAEQGYDIRFAIEPKPNEPRGDILLPTIGHALAFIETLEYSERVGLNPEVGHEEMAGLNYAHGIAQALWHGKLFHADLNGQNGPRYDQDLRFGAGNARGAFWTVDVLEHGGYDGPRHFDFKPPRTEDLDGVWASAAGCMRNYLILRAKVRAFRADPEVQQALRDARLDQLAQPTVAAGETVATLRAEDFDPDEAGRRGMAFEQLDQLAIEHLYGTRS; translated from the coding sequence ATGACCGATGCCGACTTCATGCCCACCCGCGAGGACAAGTTCTCGTTCGGTCTGTGGACGGTCGGCTGGCAGGGCGTCGACGTGTTCGGCGGCGAGGTCCGCCCGGTGCTCGACCCGGCGCAGGCCGTGCACAAGCTGAGCGAGCTCGGCGCCTACGGCATCACCTTTCACGACAACGACGTGTTTCCGTTCGGCAGCTCGGCCGCCGACCGCGACGCCCACCTGAAGCCGTTCCGGGCCGCGCTGGAGGAAACCGGGCTCAAGGTCCCGATGGTGACCACGAATCTGTTCTCCCACCCGGTCTTCCGCGACGGCGGCTTCACCAACAACGACCGCGACGTACGCCGGTACGCGATCCGCAAGACCGCCGACCAGCTCGACCTGGCCGCCGAGCTCGGCGCCGAGACCTTCGTCGCCTGGGGCGGCCGGGAAGGCGCCGAGTCCGGGGCCGCCAAGGACGTGCGGGCCGCGCTCGACCGGTACAAGGAGGCCTTCGACATCCTCGGCGCGTACGCGGCCGAGCAGGGCTACGACATCCGGTTCGCGATCGAGCCCAAGCCGAACGAGCCGCGCGGCGACATTCTGCTGCCGACGATCGGGCACGCCCTGGCCTTCATCGAGACGCTGGAGTACTCCGAGCGGGTCGGTCTCAACCCGGAGGTCGGGCACGAGGAGATGGCCGGGCTCAACTACGCGCACGGCATCGCCCAGGCGCTGTGGCACGGCAAGCTCTTCCACGCCGACCTGAACGGGCAGAACGGTCCGCGCTACGACCAGGACCTGCGGTTCGGCGCCGGCAACGCGCGCGGGGCCTTCTGGACGGTCGACGTGCTCGAGCACGGCGGGTACGACGGTCCGCGGCACTTCGACTTCAAGCCGCCGCGCACCGAGGACCTGGACGGGGTCTGGGCGTCGGCCGCGGGCTGCATGCGCAACTACCTGATCCTGCGCGCCAAGGTCCGCGCCTTCCGCGCCGACCCCGAGGTGCAGCAGGCACTGCGCGACGCCCGGCTCGACCAGCTCGCCCAGCCGACGGTGGCGGCCGGCGAAACCGTCGCCACGCTACGCGCCGAGGACTTCGACCCCGACGAGGCCGGACGCCGCGGGATGGCCTTCGAGCAGCTCGACCAGCTCGCGATCGAGCACCTCTACGGCACGAGGTCCTGA
- a CDS encoding phosphotransferase, whose amino-acid sequence MAETGWRRVDRLDADWAAGEIARLAGVNVVVEGPCGGGEVGAAFVRWEDGRRSVLKWRPGVRLAEFERGPLAVVDVLREVGYPAPRTELAVQVGTAVVTVQELMPGTTVERVDHHLLDQLLELNALQAGRLAGSEMAPLPTYLHEDGPGFCLHGPLREFSARTADLERRISAVGPEVFTGDDAVHVDFHPGNLLQTDGRISAVIDWDGAGRGDRGLDLVTLRFGVRGQGDDVVARLDGLLDELPEDVLRAAWAHMSLRMVDWAIRHFPAGEVDEWVDLADQRL is encoded by the coding sequence GTGGCTGAGACGGGGTGGCGACGGGTCGATCGGCTGGACGCGGACTGGGCGGCGGGGGAGATCGCCAGGCTCGCCGGGGTGAACGTGGTGGTCGAGGGGCCGTGTGGTGGGGGAGAGGTCGGCGCGGCGTTCGTGCGGTGGGAGGACGGGCGCCGGTCGGTGCTGAAGTGGCGGCCGGGTGTCCGGCTGGCGGAGTTCGAGCGCGGGCCGCTCGCGGTGGTCGACGTACTGCGTGAGGTCGGGTACCCGGCGCCCCGGACCGAGTTGGCGGTGCAGGTCGGGACCGCCGTGGTGACCGTGCAGGAGTTGATGCCGGGGACAACGGTCGAGCGGGTCGATCACCACCTGCTGGACCAGCTCCTGGAGCTGAACGCGTTGCAGGCGGGTCGACTGGCCGGCTCGGAGATGGCGCCGCTGCCGACGTACCTGCACGAGGACGGGCCGGGGTTCTGCCTGCACGGGCCGTTGCGGGAGTTCAGCGCGCGGACGGCGGACCTGGAGCGGCGGATCTCGGCGGTCGGACCGGAGGTGTTCACCGGGGACGACGCGGTGCACGTCGACTTCCACCCGGGCAACCTGCTGCAGACCGACGGCCGGATCAGCGCGGTGATCGACTGGGACGGCGCCGGGCGCGGCGATCGGGGGCTGGACCTGGTCACGCTGCGGTTCGGCGTACGGGGTCAGGGCGACGACGTGGTCGCGCGGCTCGACGGGCTGCTGGACGAGTTGCCGGAGGACGTACTACGTGCTGCCTGGGCGCACATGAGCCTGCGGATGGTGGACTGGGCGATCCGGCACTTCCCGGCCGGCGAGGTCGACGAGTGGGTCGACCTCGCCGACCAGCGACTTTAG
- a CDS encoding carbohydrate ABC transporter permease: MAVATSAHAATRRTRGGTSYGRKLIRLNWLGGTAGWLWLVIVIVPIYWIVVTSFKDQSAFFAQNPFALPAEPTLANYRLVIESDFPRYFLNSVIITAGTIIPAVTIAFMASYAIIRGSGSRFLAGVNGLFLMGLAIPLQATIIPVYLLIIKMQLYDSLLAIILPSIAFSIPLSVLVLTNFIRDVPKELFESMRVDGATEWGMLRSLALPLTRPALVTVAIYNGLGVWNGFLLPLILTQSPDKRPLPLALWTFQGQYSVNVPAVLASVVLTTLPIVILYAIGRRQLLGGLTAGFSR; encoded by the coding sequence ATGGCAGTGGCGACCAGCGCCCACGCGGCGACCCGGCGGACCCGCGGCGGTACGTCGTACGGGCGCAAGCTGATCCGGCTGAACTGGCTCGGCGGTACGGCGGGCTGGCTGTGGCTGGTGATCGTGATCGTGCCGATCTACTGGATCGTCGTGACCAGCTTCAAGGACCAGAGCGCGTTCTTCGCCCAGAACCCGTTCGCCCTGCCGGCCGAGCCGACGCTGGCCAACTACCGGCTGGTGATCGAGTCCGACTTCCCGCGGTACTTCCTGAACAGCGTGATCATCACCGCCGGCACCATCATCCCCGCGGTGACGATCGCGTTCATGGCGTCGTACGCGATCATCCGGGGCTCGGGCAGCCGCTTCCTGGCCGGGGTCAACGGGTTGTTCCTGATGGGCTTGGCGATCCCACTGCAGGCCACGATCATCCCGGTGTACCTGCTGATCATCAAGATGCAGCTGTACGACAGCCTGCTGGCGATCATCCTGCCGTCGATCGCGTTCTCGATCCCGCTGTCGGTGCTGGTCCTGACCAACTTCATCCGGGACGTGCCCAAGGAGCTGTTCGAGTCGATGCGGGTCGACGGCGCGACCGAGTGGGGCATGCTGCGCAGCCTCGCCCTGCCGCTCACCCGGCCCGCGTTGGTGACGGTTGCCATCTACAACGGTCTCGGCGTCTGGAACGGCTTCCTGCTGCCGCTGATCCTGACCCAGAGCCCCGACAAACGTCCCTTGCCGCTGGCACTGTGGACCTTCCAGGGCCAGTACAGCGTCAACGTCCCGGCCGTGCTGGCCTCGGTCGTGCTCACCACGCTGCCGATCGTCATCCTGTACGCCATCGGCCGGCGCCAGTTGCTCGGCGGCCTGACCGCCGGCTTCAGCCGCTAG
- a CDS encoding extracellular solute-binding protein: MTTSRRTFLRLTAGGAVAAGLAACGTSGPQSSGTSTGGAAAGTGTTYWFLTGQPQQSIREAQVKRFNEANPDTQIKTTQFQNDAFKQKIKTAIGAGQGPTLIWGWGGGGLKSYVDANQVEDLTGFFGQNAELKNQIFPAAFGAGTVNGKIYAMPVEATTPIVLFYNKKAFEKIGAEPPQSWGDIMDLVPKFNDAKIAPFSLGGQSRWTNMMWLEFLYDRIGGSEVFQNIFDGKPDAWSDPSSLKALEEVQKLVKANGFIKGFSSITADSNADQALLYTGKAAMMLHGAWTYGGMKADGGDFVTGGHLGYMNFPPVDGGKGDPTSTVGNPAAYLSISSKASDQDKEVAKKFLAGNTLDAPSVDAWVGAGNIPVVKSAEAKLASVQDKNDAAWLKFVYDTSSKAKTFGQSWDQALSPTAAEALLDNIAKLFQLSISPQQFADSMNGVIGK, translated from the coding sequence ATGACGACTTCTCGGCGCACATTCCTCCGCCTGACCGCCGGCGGTGCCGTCGCCGCCGGCCTGGCAGCTTGCGGCACGTCCGGCCCGCAGAGCTCCGGCACCTCGACCGGTGGAGCAGCGGCCGGCACTGGGACCACTTACTGGTTCCTCACCGGTCAGCCCCAGCAGAGCATCCGCGAGGCACAGGTCAAGCGGTTCAACGAGGCGAACCCGGACACACAGATCAAGACCACGCAGTTCCAGAACGACGCGTTCAAGCAGAAGATCAAGACCGCGATCGGCGCCGGCCAGGGCCCGACCCTGATCTGGGGCTGGGGCGGCGGCGGCCTGAAGAGCTACGTCGACGCCAACCAGGTCGAGGACCTGACCGGCTTCTTCGGCCAGAACGCCGAGCTGAAGAACCAGATCTTCCCCGCCGCCTTCGGTGCGGGCACGGTCAACGGCAAGATCTACGCGATGCCGGTCGAGGCGACCACGCCGATCGTGCTGTTCTACAACAAAAAAGCGTTCGAGAAGATCGGGGCCGAGCCGCCGCAGTCGTGGGGCGACATCATGGACCTGGTGCCGAAGTTCAACGACGCCAAGATCGCGCCGTTCTCGCTCGGCGGCCAGTCGCGCTGGACCAACATGATGTGGCTGGAGTTCCTGTACGACCGGATCGGCGGCAGCGAGGTCTTCCAGAACATCTTCGACGGCAAGCCGGACGCGTGGTCCGACCCTTCGTCGCTCAAGGCGCTCGAAGAGGTGCAGAAACTCGTCAAGGCGAACGGCTTCATCAAGGGCTTCTCCTCGATCACCGCCGACTCCAACGCCGACCAGGCGCTGCTCTACACCGGCAAGGCCGCGATGATGCTGCACGGCGCGTGGACCTACGGCGGCATGAAGGCCGACGGCGGCGACTTCGTCACCGGTGGCCACCTCGGCTACATGAACTTCCCGCCGGTCGACGGCGGCAAGGGCGACCCGACCAGCACGGTCGGCAACCCGGCCGCCTACCTGTCGATCTCCTCCAAGGCCAGCGACCAGGACAAGGAGGTGGCCAAGAAGTTCCTCGCCGGCAACACCCTCGACGCTCCCTCGGTCGACGCCTGGGTCGGCGCCGGCAACATCCCGGTGGTCAAGAGCGCCGAGGCCAAGCTCGCCTCGGTGCAGGACAAGAACGACGCCGCCTGGCTGAAGTTCGTCTACGACACCTCCAGCAAGGCCAAGACCTTCGGGCAGTCGTGGGACCAGGCGCTCAGCCCGACCGCGGCCGAGGCCCTGCTGGACAACATCGCCAAGCTGTTCCAGCTCTCGATCAGCCCGCAGCAGTTCGCCGACAGCATGAACGGGGTGATCGGGAAGTGA
- a CDS encoding glycoside hydrolase family 3 N-terminal domain-containing protein codes for MTTSVPAGGPDDRPWQNTALAAEKRAELLLQAMTLAEKVAQLGSRWIGNDMAGQEEPAEEQLNVAPLQDVFAAGGSVSLEDASRNGLGHLTRVWGSVPLTAAEGVAEVVRQHRAVLAGSRLGVPALVHEECLTGFTTYGATVYPTALAWGATFDPELVQRMAAAIGRDMAAAGVHQGLSPVLDVVRDYRWGRVEESIGEDPYLVAMVGSAYVRGLQSAGVIATLKHFAGYSASRAGRNHGPVSIGRRELLDVILPTFETAIATAGAGSVMSSYSDLDGLPASADPWLFTELLREQWDFDGTVVSDYWAVPFLATMHRVVADADAAGALALTAGTDVELPDTVGFGEGLIERVKAGELSEDLIDRAARRLLLQKAQLGLLDPDWTPEASVRPDELDLDSAGNRELARELAERSIVLLDAGTALPLLGDDRPALRRVAVVGPCAGEPKTFMGCYAFPNHVLPRYPDRELGIEVPSAIDALRNELAGVQLVHEPGCQVTGEDRSGIAAAVDAAREADVCVAFVGDLSGLFGHGTSGEGCDAEDLRLPGVQAELLDQLLDTGTPVVVVLVTGRPYALGGIAERAAGLVQAFMPGQEGGAAIAGVLSGRVVPRGKLPVQIPRHIGGQPGTYLQPALGSVESAGISGLETVPLFPFGFGASYTTFAVGDLRLGATEITTDGEFTATVRVRNTGTRAGDEVVQLYLHDVVAQVARPLKLLTGFARVSLEPGAATDVTFRVAADRVAYTGPDLRRIVEAGDIEVLVGTSSADLPCRGTVRISGSTRVVGHDRTMVTPVELTAVTGAAGGV; via the coding sequence GTGACGACCTCGGTCCCCGCAGGAGGCCCGGACGACCGTCCGTGGCAGAACACCGCGCTGGCGGCGGAGAAGCGGGCGGAGCTGCTCCTGCAGGCCATGACGCTGGCGGAGAAGGTCGCCCAGCTCGGCAGCCGCTGGATCGGCAACGACATGGCCGGGCAGGAGGAGCCGGCCGAGGAGCAGCTCAATGTCGCCCCGCTGCAGGACGTCTTCGCGGCCGGCGGTTCGGTGTCGCTGGAAGATGCCAGCCGCAACGGGCTCGGCCACCTCACCCGGGTCTGGGGCAGCGTGCCGCTGACCGCCGCGGAAGGCGTCGCCGAGGTGGTCCGTCAGCACCGCGCGGTGCTGGCCGGCTCGCGGCTCGGCGTACCGGCACTGGTGCACGAGGAATGCCTGACCGGTTTCACCACGTACGGCGCGACGGTCTACCCGACCGCGCTCGCCTGGGGCGCGACCTTCGACCCGGAGCTGGTGCAGCGGATGGCTGCCGCGATCGGCCGGGACATGGCCGCGGCGGGCGTGCACCAAGGCTTGTCGCCGGTGCTCGACGTCGTTCGCGACTACCGCTGGGGCCGGGTCGAGGAGTCGATCGGCGAGGACCCGTACCTGGTCGCGATGGTCGGTTCGGCGTACGTGCGCGGGTTGCAGAGTGCCGGGGTGATCGCGACGCTCAAGCACTTCGCCGGCTACTCGGCATCCAGGGCCGGGCGCAACCACGGACCGGTGTCGATCGGGCGCCGCGAGCTGCTCGACGTCATCCTGCCCACGTTCGAGACCGCGATCGCGACCGCCGGCGCCGGCTCGGTGATGAGCTCGTACTCCGACCTCGACGGCCTGCCCGCCAGTGCCGACCCGTGGCTGTTCACGGAACTGCTGCGCGAGCAGTGGGACTTCGACGGCACGGTCGTCTCGGACTACTGGGCGGTGCCGTTCCTGGCCACCATGCACCGGGTCGTCGCGGACGCCGATGCCGCCGGAGCCCTCGCACTGACCGCCGGTACCGACGTCGAGCTGCCGGACACCGTCGGCTTCGGCGAAGGGCTGATCGAGCGCGTCAAGGCCGGTGAGCTGTCGGAGGACCTGATCGACCGCGCGGCCCGGCGGCTGCTCCTGCAGAAGGCGCAGCTCGGTCTGCTCGACCCGGACTGGACGCCCGAGGCGTCCGTGCGGCCGGACGAGCTCGACCTCGACTCCGCGGGCAACCGGGAGCTGGCCAGGGAACTGGCCGAGCGGTCGATCGTCCTGCTCGACGCAGGTACCGCGTTGCCACTGCTCGGCGACGATCGGCCGGCTCTGCGCCGGGTTGCCGTCGTCGGCCCGTGCGCCGGTGAGCCGAAGACCTTCATGGGCTGCTACGCCTTTCCCAACCATGTGCTCCCGCGCTATCCCGACCGCGAGCTCGGCATCGAGGTGCCGAGCGCGATCGATGCCCTGCGCAACGAGCTTGCCGGCGTGCAGCTCGTGCACGAGCCTGGCTGCCAGGTCACCGGCGAGGACCGGTCCGGCATCGCCGCCGCGGTCGACGCGGCGCGCGAGGCCGACGTGTGCGTCGCGTTCGTCGGCGATCTGTCCGGGCTGTTCGGCCACGGAACCTCCGGAGAGGGCTGCGACGCGGAGGACCTCCGGCTGCCCGGCGTACAGGCTGAACTGCTCGACCAGCTGCTCGACACCGGTACGCCGGTCGTCGTGGTGCTGGTGACGGGCCGGCCCTACGCCCTCGGCGGGATCGCGGAGCGCGCGGCCGGGCTGGTCCAGGCGTTCATGCCCGGCCAGGAAGGCGGTGCGGCGATCGCCGGAGTGCTCAGTGGCCGGGTGGTGCCGCGCGGCAAGCTGCCGGTGCAGATCCCGCGGCACATCGGCGGTCAGCCCGGGACGTACCTGCAACCGGCCCTCGGCAGTGTGGAGAGCGCAGGCATCAGCGGGCTGGAGACCGTGCCGCTGTTCCCGTTCGGCTTCGGCGCGTCGTACACGACATTCGCGGTGGGCGACCTGCGGCTGGGGGCGACCGAGATCACCACCGACGGCGAGTTCACCGCGACCGTGCGGGTGCGCAACACCGGCACCCGGGCCGGTGACGAGGTGGTCCAGCTCTACCTGCACGACGTCGTCGCGCAGGTCGCCCGGCCGCTGAAGCTGCTGACCGGGTTCGCCCGGGTGTCGCTGGAGCCGGGTGCGGCGACGGACGTGACGTTCCGGGTGGCTGCCGACCGGGTCGCGTACACCGGTCCGGACCTGCGCCGGATCGTGGAGGCCGGCGACATCGAGGTCCTGGTCGGTACCTCCTCGGCGGACCTGCCGTGCCGGGGTACGGTGCGGATCAGCGGGTCGACGCGGGTGGTCGGCCACGATCGTACGATGGTCACCCCCGTCGAGCTGACGGCGGTCACCGGCGCAGCGGGAGGAGTGTGA
- a CDS encoding carbohydrate ABC transporter permease produces MALPALAIFLLFGVVPLVGVLVLSFTRWDGLGAITPAGFANWRSVLSDPGLPHALWVTFEIMILSWLVQTPLSLLLGVFLAGRQRYRAMLAVVYFVPLLLSSAAIAITYKALLDPNFGLGAGLKIGFLTQDWLGRGDLALAVVIFVVSWQFIPFHSLIYQGGVRQIPTTMYEAASIDGAGRIRQFFSITVPQLKYTIITSSTLMVVGSLTFFDLIFVLTAGGPGDATRVLALDMYKRGFQANLMGPASVIAVLLVLIGLALALILRRLGGSATASQQEGA; encoded by the coding sequence ATGGCGCTGCCCGCCCTGGCGATCTTCCTGCTCTTCGGTGTCGTGCCGCTGGTCGGCGTCCTGGTGCTGAGCTTCACCCGGTGGGACGGCCTCGGCGCGATCACCCCGGCCGGTTTCGCCAACTGGCGTTCGGTGCTCAGCGATCCGGGGCTGCCGCACGCGCTGTGGGTGACGTTCGAGATCATGATCTTGTCGTGGCTGGTGCAGACGCCGCTCAGCCTGCTGCTCGGAGTGTTCCTGGCCGGCCGCCAGCGGTACCGCGCGATGCTCGCCGTCGTGTACTTCGTGCCGCTGCTGCTCAGCTCGGCCGCGATCGCGATCACCTACAAGGCGCTGCTCGACCCGAACTTCGGGCTCGGCGCGGGGCTGAAGATCGGCTTTCTCACCCAGGACTGGCTCGGCCGGGGCGATCTGGCGCTCGCAGTGGTGATCTTCGTCGTGTCCTGGCAGTTCATCCCGTTCCACTCGCTGATCTACCAGGGCGGGGTGCGGCAGATCCCGACCACGATGTACGAAGCGGCCTCGATCGACGGCGCCGGGCGGATCCGGCAGTTCTTCAGCATCACCGTGCCGCAGCTCAAGTACACGATCATCACCTCGTCCACCCTGATGGTGGTCGGCTCGCTGACGTTCTTCGACCTGATCTTCGTGCTCACCGCGGGTGGCCCGGGCGATGCCACCCGGGTGCTGGCACTCGACATGTACAAGCGAGGCTTCCAGGCCAACCTGATGGGACCGGCCAGCGTGATCGCGGTCCTGCTGGTGCTGATCGGACTCGCCCTGGCCCTGATCCTGCGCCGGCTCGGCGGCAGTGCGACGGCCAGCCAGCAGGAAGGTGCGTGA